Proteins from a single region of Carassius carassius chromosome 25, fCarCar2.1, whole genome shotgun sequence:
- the LOC132104530 gene encoding stathmin-like isoform X1 translates to MAALGDIRVKELNKRASGQAFEVILGSPAPDAKTEFPLSPAPKKDLSLEEIKRKLAAAEERRKSYEAEVLKHLAEKREHEKEVLQKALEENNNFSKMAEEKLNQKMEANKENRSAIMAAMNEKFKEKDKKLEEVRKNKENKEVHCEEN, encoded by the exons ATGGCTGCTTTAGGTG ATATTCGTGTTAAGGAGCTGAACAAGCGTGCCTCGGGACAAGCTTTTGAGGTCATCCTTGGGAGTCCTGCTCCAGATGCCAAGACTGAGttccctctctctcctgctcCGAAGAAGGATCTTTCCTTGGAGGAGATCAAGAGGAAACTAGCCGCTGCAGAAGAGAGACGCAAG tCTTATGAAGCGGAGGTTCTGAAACACTTAGCAGAGAAGCGTGAGCATGAGAAAGAGGTGCTTCAGAAAGCTCTAGAAGAAAACAACAATTTCAGCAAGATGGCAGAAGAGAAACTGAACCAGAAGATGGAAGCCAACAAAGAAAACCGTTCAGCCATCATGGCAGCCATGAATGAGAAGTTCAAAGAGAAG GACAAGAAGCTGGAAGAGGTtcgaaaaaacaaagaaaacaaagaggTCCACTGtgaagaaaactga
- the LOC132104530 gene encoding stathmin-like isoform X2, which produces MAALDIRVKELNKRASGQAFEVILGSPAPDAKTEFPLSPAPKKDLSLEEIKRKLAAAEERRKSYEAEVLKHLAEKREHEKEVLQKALEENNNFSKMAEEKLNQKMEANKENRSAIMAAMNEKFKEKDKKLEEVRKNKENKEVHCEEN; this is translated from the exons ATGGCTGCTTTAG ATATTCGTGTTAAGGAGCTGAACAAGCGTGCCTCGGGACAAGCTTTTGAGGTCATCCTTGGGAGTCCTGCTCCAGATGCCAAGACTGAGttccctctctctcctgctcCGAAGAAGGATCTTTCCTTGGAGGAGATCAAGAGGAAACTAGCCGCTGCAGAAGAGAGACGCAAG tCTTATGAAGCGGAGGTTCTGAAACACTTAGCAGAGAAGCGTGAGCATGAGAAAGAGGTGCTTCAGAAAGCTCTAGAAGAAAACAACAATTTCAGCAAGATGGCAGAAGAGAAACTGAACCAGAAGATGGAAGCCAACAAAGAAAACCGTTCAGCCATCATGGCAGCCATGAATGAGAAGTTCAAAGAGAAG GACAAGAAGCTGGAAGAGGTtcgaaaaaacaaagaaaacaaagaggTCCACTGtgaagaaaactga